In one Dreissena polymorpha isolate Duluth1 chromosome 7, UMN_Dpol_1.0, whole genome shotgun sequence genomic region, the following are encoded:
- the LOC127837936 gene encoding zinc finger protein 862-like isoform X2 encodes MDGTTDISGSEQETLYLRYSKTGNVTERFLNTSSPKSTTSADLYDHVIDVLKQTNIDKDKLVGMGTDGASNMTGSRTGLSTLMKQRINSELVNVHCLSHRLELAFRDAIKKNKQYEKLMTFLIGVHYFYKKSHKQKTGLLTAISTIGKGVLPPKVTGTRWLPHLFRSVTALLKTFQALEIHLATASHGNPKAEGCTGPSDEAFPQAPKI; translated from the exons ATGGACGGAACTACAGACATCTCGGGATCTGAGCAAGAAACATTGTATTTACGGTATTCCAAAACTGGCAATGTAACCGAGAGGTTTCTGAATACAAGTTCCCCGAAATCAACAACATCTGCAGACCTGTATGACCACGTAATTGATGTgctcaaacaaacaaatattgacaaag ACAAACTTGTGGGCATGGGTACTGATGGTGCTTCCAACATGACGGGTTCTCGTACAGGATTATCAACTTTGATGAAACAAAGAATAAATTCTGAACTAGTCAATGTTCATTGCTTATCGCATAGACTGGAATTAGCCTTCAGAGATGCCATTAAGAAAAACAAGCAGTATGAAAAGCTTATGACATTTCTCATTGGCGTACATTATTTCTACAAGAAAAGTCACAAACAAAAAACTGGCCTTCTCACAGCTATCTCCACTATCGGCAAGGGAGTGCTTCCACCTAAAGTTACAGGAACCAGGTGGCTACCTCACCTCTTCAGATCAGTTACAGCGCTTCTCAAGACTTTTCAGGCATTAGAAATCCACCTTGCGACTGCCAGTCATGGAAATCCTAAAGCAGAAG GATGCACTGGACCCAGCGATGAGGCTTTCCCTCAAGCTCCAAAGATCTGA
- the LOC127837936 gene encoding zinc finger protein 862-like isoform X1, whose translation MDGTTDISGSEQETLYLRYSKTGNVTERFLNTSSPKSTTSADLYDHVIDVLKQTNIDKDKLVGMGTDGASNMTGSRTGLSTLMKQRINSELVNVHCLSHRLELAFRDAIKKNKQYEKLMTFLIGVHYFYKKSHKQKTGLLTAISTIGKGVLPPKVTGTRWLPHLFRSVTALLKTFQALEIHLATASHGNPKAEGLYKLMTDINLLAFCIFLLDALDPAMRLSLKLQRSDVTLCDSLCWIESTMEILQEKKGRYCSHRSILKFAMK comes from the exons ATGGACGGAACTACAGACATCTCGGGATCTGAGCAAGAAACATTGTATTTACGGTATTCCAAAACTGGCAATGTAACCGAGAGGTTTCTGAATACAAGTTCCCCGAAATCAACAACATCTGCAGACCTGTATGACCACGTAATTGATGTgctcaaacaaacaaatattgacaaag ACAAACTTGTGGGCATGGGTACTGATGGTGCTTCCAACATGACGGGTTCTCGTACAGGATTATCAACTTTGATGAAACAAAGAATAAATTCTGAACTAGTCAATGTTCATTGCTTATCGCATAGACTGGAATTAGCCTTCAGAGATGCCATTAAGAAAAACAAGCAGTATGAAAAGCTTATGACATTTCTCATTGGCGTACATTATTTCTACAAGAAAAGTCACAAACAAAAAACTGGCCTTCTCACAGCTATCTCCACTATCGGCAAGGGAGTGCTTCCACCTAAAGTTACAGGAACCAGGTGGCTACCTCACCTCTTCAGATCAGTTACAGCGCTTCTCAAGACTTTTCAGGCATTAGAAATCCACCTTGCGACTGCCAGTCATGGAAATCCTAAAGCAGAAGGTCTATACAAGCTGATGACAGATATAAATCTGTTAGCGTTCTGTATCTTTCTACTG GATGCACTGGACCCAGCGATGAGGCTTTCCCTCAAGCTCCAAAGATCTGATGTGACGCTCTGTGATAGCCTGTGCTGGATTGAAAGCACAATGGAAATTCTACAAGAAAAGAAAGGAAGGTACTGTAGTCACCGTTCAATATTAAAATTTgccatgaaataa